The following DNA comes from Candidatus Margulisiibacteriota bacterium.
ACAGACTTACAGGCATTACAAGCAATCTTGGACCAAAAAGTAATATGTCCATAGAGCAGGAAGAGCTTCTAAATATTTTGGACCATATTTCCGAAAGACCTGCCTCTTTTTATGAAGTCAGACTGCAAATAAAAAATTTAATGATATCAATTTATTCCCAGGAAGGTGGAAAAGCCTTGCGGGAAGTGTTTGCCTGTTTTGAAGGTTTGCAGTGTCTGCTTTCTGACACAAAACCGGACAGAAAAAATACCGATCCGGCTAAAATCGGTCTATGGCAATGTCTGCAAAATTTCTCTAACAATATTGAGGTTGCCTGGGGAAAAATTATCAGGGACTTGCAGGAGCTGGGGATTATTACAATAGTTCAGCCCGGGCATCTTAAAGAAGAAATTCATGCAGCCATAAGAGACGACAAATTAGCTGATTTGAAAAATCTGGTGCTTCAGGGCGCTGATTTAAATTACTTATATGAAGATGTAACCCCGCTGATGCTGGCCATTATGTCTGACCGTGATGAAATTTTTGATTTTCTCCTGGAAAATAATGTTGATCTAGAGGCAACTGACCCCACAATGGGTTCTACTGCTTTGATGTTTGCCCTTGTCTGGCAGCGAGAAGATATGGCTATATCACTGCTCAGTAAAGGTGCAAATCCCGAAACAAAAAATAACAGAGATCAAAAACCTTTAATAATCGCCACTAACCTGGGCTTAAAAAAAGTCGTCCGAAAACTGCTGGAAAGAAAAGTTTCACTTAATGTACAAAATAAAGATGGTCTCACGCCTCTGGAAATTGCCAGAAAAAATGGCCAGCGCAAAATAGTTGAAATACTGGAAAGAGAACAGGAACTAAGAAAACACTGGGAATTTATGTAGGAAAATTTTTCAGGAAATAGCTTGCAAAATCCCGTTTAACAAAGCCGCCGGAGTCGGTGGACACCCTTTAATGCGGGCATCGACCGGAATAACCTTATCTATAGCTCCTATCGTGGCATAGTTTTCATCAAATATTCCCTGCCCACAGCCGCAGTCACCCACGGCAACGACCAGCTTGGGTGTAGGCGTGGCTTCATAGGTTCGTTTCAAGGCAATTTCCATATTCAGAGTTACCGGGCCGGTAACCAGCAATAAATCAGCAAAACGCGGTGAAGCGGTAAAGCGAACTCCGTATTGCTCAATATTGTATATCGAATTATTCAGGGCATGAATTTCCAGCTCACACCCATTGCAGGACCCGGCATCTATCTGTCTGATGGTCAGACTTCCGCGAAATCTTTTTTTTATTATTTTTGACAGCTTGCTGCCCAACACCTCAATGTTATCAGCATCCCGGCCCAAAACGTTTTCGGTAACAATACCGGTTTTAAAAATTTGAAACAGTGTTCTGATCATAAATCGTTCCCCGCGTAAGACGCATTAAAACTTTTATTGCAAAGCGGAAAATCCGGTACAATGTTATCCAGTACTGAGTATTCCAAACCCTTCCAGTTCAGTGCTGACGGATCTCTTGCCATACAGCGGTTAATCGCTCCTTTGGAGTCGCTTTGCAGCCAGTAAATTATTTCACCGCGCCAGCCTTCCACAACAGCGAAACCGGTTTTGTTAGGGGGAGGAAGAGGACAATCGGTTTTTATCGCGCCGGATGGTAAATTGTTCAGCAGCAAACGAATTAATCTGATTGATTCCCTAACCTCTTCAATTCTTACCCAAACCCGGGCATTAACATCGCCTGCGGTAAACACAGGTACTTTTATCTCCAGCTGATCATAGGGTGAAAACGGATTTTGTACCCGCGAATCTATATCCAGCCCGCTGGCTCTGGCCACAAACCCTACAACGCCCAATTCTAAAGCCTGAGCTTTGGACAATATTCCTGTCGTTAAGACTCTTTCTTCCAAAGACGGATTGCCGTCATAAATTTTTACCAGTAATTTGAACTCTTTTTCAATTTTTTTCAGCTCAGTGAGTATTTGTTCAATCCCGTTTTTATCAATATCAGCGACAATTCCTCCGGGTACTATTTTATCCATTACATATCTGTGGCCCCATAAGAGCTGATTTGTGCGCAATAACATCTCTTTTAAGCGCATCAATTGATATAATAAAATACTGAAAGCCGCGTCATTGCCTATGGCTCCTATATCGCCCAAATGATTGGCAATACGTTCACGCTCCAGAAATATCGCTCTAAGCCAGGCTGCTCTGGCCGGCACTTTGCAGCCGGTCATTGCTTCCAAGGCTATGCAATACGCCAAACTGTGCGCGACTGTAGAATCGCCGGAAACTCTACCGGCTAGCTTATATCCCTCCAGCCAGGGAGTAGATTCATAACGTTTTTCAATCCCTTTATGCACATATCCCAGTCTTTCTTCCAGATTAATAATAGCCTCACCTACCGCCTGAAAACGAAAATGACCCGGTTCAATAATTCCGGCATGTACCGGCCCAACCGGTATTTCAAAAACTCCCTCGCCCTCTGCCTGTATCCAGTCATATGTTCCTTCGCTTCTTCGCAGGACCGTATTTTGTTTGAAATTTTTACGCAGCGGCCAAGCATCTACCGGCCAATCTTCGAATTTAATCCAGGGCCTCTGATCCGTATTTCCAATGGCTTTAATTCCCATCAAGCTATATATCTGCCGTTCAAACCTGCTCGCGGCCAAGTAATAGCCGGAGATACTGTCAAATTCGGCTTTTTCTTTGCTAATCTCAGTTCTGACAATCTGATATTCGCCATTCAATCTGTAACAGGCATATACTTCAAAATAATTCTCACTTTCCGCTGACCACTCAGCAGCCAGGAAAGCGCCTTTTTTCTTTTGCTCAAAAGCTGTCCCGGCAAATTTATCAGCGGGAACTGTATAAGTCAGAACTTTATTTACACTCATTTAAGTATCTCCACTGCTTTATAAAACCAGTTGTTCAAAAAAACAGGCATATATAAACCTATAGCCAGAACAAGAACCAGGTGTAAAATTACCGGCACACTGGCAACCTTTAGTCTTTTCTGATAATCGGGTACGGGACCTCCGGTCATGGGCTGTACTTTTTTAAAGATAGCCGCGAAAGCCACCACCAGGCCCAGCAAAAGTAAAGGAGCAACCCAGGGCGCGTCCTTCATGGTTGCTGTGAGAATAAGAAATTCACTGATAAATATTCCGAATGGCGGCATACCCACAATAGCCATGGCTCCAAAAACCAGCCCCCAGCCCACATAGGGATTACCTTTGATCAGGCCTTTTATTTTATCAATCTCCTGCGTGGAATGCATTTGTGAAGCGTGCCCAACGGAATAAAAAATTGAGGATTTTGTAAGGCTATGCATCAGCATATGCAAAAGCGCGCCATAAGTAGCGATAGTGCCGCCCAGCCCAAAAGCAAAAGTGGCAATACCCATATGCTCTATTGAGGAATAAGAAAACAAGCGTTTTATATCTTTTTGCCTTAACAGGGAGAATGCCCCCACCAGTATGGACAGCAAACCAAAGCCCATCATAATATAACCGGCGTGATGGGTATGTGTAGCGCCGTCAACAATTGTCTTACAGCGCACCAGGGCATAAAGCGCAATATTTAACAGCAGTCCTGATAAAACCGCTGAAACAGGTGTGGGGCCTTCGCTATGAGCGTCAGGCAACCAGTTATGCAAAGGAGCAAGTCCTACTTTGGTGCCATAGCCTACCATCAGGAAAACAAAAGCCAATGATAAAATTGTGGGTTCCAGTTTGTCGCTGTATTGCGCCAGATTGGTCCAGAGCAAGGCATCTCCGCCTTCACCCAGTACCCTTTCAGCTGCAAAATATAAAAGAACAGTACCAAATAAGGCCTGGGCAATACCCACGCCGCAGAGAATAAAATATTTCCAGGCTGCTTCAATCGCACCCGGTGTTCTATAAAGCGAAACCAGAAGCACCGTTGATAGAGTTGCCAGTTCCATGGCTATCCATAAAACACCGATGTTGTTGGTAAGCAGACATAAGAGCATGGCGAAAATAAAAAGCTGGAACATGGCATGATAAAAACGCATTGAACGGTGGCCGACCTTTCCCTTTTCACGTTCTCTTTTCATATAACGTCTGCTGAAAATGGCCGTAGTCATGGATACGAATGAGGTTAATACAGCCAGGTAAACATTGAAGGCATCAACAAAAAAATATTTGTCCCAGACCAGCATTGAGCCTCCAAGATAAACTGAAACAGCCAGATCAACGCCGGCAACAAAGGTCGCGGCTGAAGCTATGATATTCAATTCATAGGAAAACTTTTTATCACCGACAATGGCGAGAACCAGAGCTGAAAAAAGCGGTAAAAATAATAATATTAAAAGCGACATTTTTATTCCTCTTTAAGTCGGGCCATCTGATCCACGTCCAGACTGTCAAAAGTAGTATTAATATGTAAAAAGAAGATGCCAAAAATAAAAGCAGCGATCAAAATATCAATGGCTACACCCAGTTCCACTACCAGCGGCATTCCGTAAGTGGCAGTAACTGCCGCGAAAAATAAGCCGTTTTCCATGGCCAGAAAACCTATGATCTGCGTTACAGCCTTACGTCTGGTGATCATCATCAGCAAACCGATCATTACGGTTGCCAGAGCGATAGCGATAATAGACTGTGTGGCGGACGTAGACAGTTCACGTACGGGAGAAGTCAGATGATAGGAAAAAATGACCAGTACCACACCTATCAGCATGGTTATGGGAACATTAACTACGGTTTCTATCTCCCGATCGATTTTCAGCCTGTTGATCAATTCGCGCAAAATATAAGGAAGCAGGATCACTTTTAAGATAAGGGTCAACACCGAAGATATATAAAGATGATGACGATGGGACACATAGCCCACAAAGGCAGTAGCCATGGCTAAAAAAATTCCCTGCCAGGTAAAAAGACTGATGAGGCCATACATTTTTCTCTGCACCAGCATGGCAAACGCCGTAAGCAACACCAGCGCTGCCAGCATAATAATTATTTGTTCTGTTATCAACATTTCATTTTTACTCCAGAATGAAATAAGAAAGCATTCCCAGCATGGCTATCAAAAACGCCGCTCCCAGGAACTCAGTTACCCTGAAAAGCCTCATTTTCGCCAGACTGGTTTCAAAAACCACCAAAACCACACCGATAATAATAAATTTAATAATCAGAAAAAATAAAGCCAGAGTAACTGTAACTATGCTGATATTATCCGCAATACCCCAGGGCAAAAATGCGGCGTTGCCCAGAACAATAAACAAAAAGAGTTTCATCATGGAGGCCCATTCCATAAGGGCCAAATGTCTGCCCGAATATTCCAGGATCATGGCTTCATGAATCATGGTTAATTCCAGATGGGTAGCGGGATTATCAACCGGTATTCTGCCGGTTTCGGCAACAGCTATCATTATGAAGGCCCAGAAAGCAAAAATAAATGAAGGTCTGATAGTGGCAAGGAGTCCGCTGCTGGTAATAACCTGCACTATGTGCGACAGCGATGTTGATTTACTTGTAAGTGAAACAGTAAAAACCACAATCAGCATGGCCGGCTCAGCCAGAGAAGCAATCATCATTTCCCGGCTGGAACCCATTCCGCCGAAAGCTGTTCCGATATCCATACCAGCCAGCGCTGTAAAAAAACGGATCATAGCAAAAAGCGCGACAATAGCTATTACATCAGCGGTTGAAGAAAATGGCAAATCAATAACCAGGATTGGAATGATTGCGCCGATCATTAAAGTTATACCGAATACCAGATAGGGAGTCAGTCGAAATATCCAGGACGCGTTTTTGGCCAGGAAAACATCTTTTTTAAAAAGTTTCAAAATATCCAGATATGGCTGGAATAAACTAGCAGACTTTCGGCCCTGCAGCCAGCATTTCAGTCTGCGAATCCATCCTACAAACAAAGGAGCCCCTATAAGCAGGATAAACAACTGAGCTATTTCAATAATATAAGGTATCGGTTTCATTTTAAAAGTATTAAAAGCACAATAATAG
Coding sequences within:
- a CDS encoding ankyrin repeat domain-containing protein, with the protein product NLLDFHNKFNENRSILSVLKDILYSNQTINSERKTKIVDDFFTLEALIQDSIKWKNFYIYGKENKYWSESFDNYKKYVLVSGDRIINSVLEELKIISASIVAEQKNNIQEIIFVLEKMLKEYRLTGITSNLGPKSNMSIEQEELLNILDHISERPASFYEVRLQIKNLMISIYSQEGGKALREVFACFEGLQCLLSDTKPDRKNTDPAKIGLWQCLQNFSNNIEVAWGKIIRDLQELGIITIVQPGHLKEEIHAAIRDDKLADLKNLVLQGADLNYLYEDVTPLMLAIMSDRDEIFDFLLENNVDLEATDPTMGSTALMFALVWQREDMAISLLSKGANPETKNNRDQKPLIIATNLGLKKVVRKLLERKVSLNVQNKDGLTPLEIARKNGQRKIVEILEREQELRKHWEFM
- a CDS encoding NADH-quinone oxidoreductase subunit B family protein, translating into MIRTLFQIFKTGIVTENVLGRDADNIEVLGSKLSKIIKKRFRGSLTIRQIDAGSCNGCELEIHALNNSIYNIEQYGVRFTASPRFADLLLVTGPVTLNMEIALKRTYEATPTPKLVVAVGDCGCGQGIFDENYATIGAIDKVIPVDARIKGCPPTPAALLNGILQAIS
- a CDS encoding NADH-quinone oxidoreductase subunit C yields the protein MSVNKVLTYTVPADKFAGTAFEQKKKGAFLAAEWSAESENYFEVYACYRLNGEYQIVRTEISKEKAEFDSISGYYLAASRFERQIYSLMGIKAIGNTDQRPWIKFEDWPVDAWPLRKNFKQNTVLRRSEGTYDWIQAEGEGVFEIPVGPVHAGIIEPGHFRFQAVGEAIINLEERLGYVHKGIEKRYESTPWLEGYKLAGRVSGDSTVAHSLAYCIALEAMTGCKVPARAAWLRAIFLERERIANHLGDIGAIGNDAAFSILLYQLMRLKEMLLRTNQLLWGHRYVMDKIVPGGIVADIDKNGIEQILTELKKIEKEFKLLVKIYDGNPSLEERVLTTGILSKAQALELGVVGFVARASGLDIDSRVQNPFSPYDQLEIKVPVFTAGDVNARVWVRIEEVRESIRLIRLLLNNLPSGAIKTDCPLPPPNKTGFAVVEGWRGEIIYWLQSDSKGAINRCMARDPSALNWKGLEYSVLDNIVPDFPLCNKSFNASYAGNDL
- a CDS encoding hydrogenase 4 subunit F gives rise to the protein MSLLILLFLPLFSALVLAIVGDKKFSYELNIIASAATFVAGVDLAVSVYLGGSMLVWDKYFFVDAFNVYLAVLTSFVSMTTAIFSRRYMKREREKGKVGHRSMRFYHAMFQLFIFAMLLCLLTNNIGVLWIAMELATLSTVLLVSLYRTPGAIEAAWKYFILCGVGIAQALFGTVLLYFAAERVLGEGGDALLWTNLAQYSDKLEPTILSLAFVFLMVGYGTKVGLAPLHNWLPDAHSEGPTPVSAVLSGLLLNIALYALVRCKTIVDGATHTHHAGYIMMGFGLLSILVGAFSLLRQKDIKRLFSYSSIEHMGIATFAFGLGGTIATYGALLHMLMHSLTKSSIFYSVGHASQMHSTQEIDKIKGLIKGNPYVGWGLVFGAMAIVGMPPFGIFISEFLILTATMKDAPWVAPLLLLGLVVAFAAIFKKVQPMTGGPVPDYQKRLKVASVPVILHLVLVLAIGLYMPVFLNNWFYKAVEILK
- a CDS encoding formate hydrogenlyase, coding for MLITEQIIIMLAALVLLTAFAMLVQRKMYGLISLFTWQGIFLAMATAFVGYVSHRHHLYISSVLTLILKVILLPYILRELINRLKIDREIETVVNVPITMLIGVVLVIFSYHLTSPVRELSTSATQSIIAIALATVMIGLLMMITRRKAVTQIIGFLAMENGLFFAAVTATYGMPLVVELGVAIDILIAAFIFGIFFLHINTTFDSLDVDQMARLKEE
- a CDS encoding NADH-quinone oxidoreductase subunit H, which codes for MKPIPYIIEIAQLFILLIGAPLFVGWIRRLKCWLQGRKSASLFQPYLDILKLFKKDVFLAKNASWIFRLTPYLVFGITLMIGAIIPILVIDLPFSSTADVIAIVALFAMIRFFTALAGMDIGTAFGGMGSSREMMIASLAEPAMLIVVFTVSLTSKSTSLSHIVQVITSSGLLATIRPSFIFAFWAFIMIAVAETGRIPVDNPATHLELTMIHEAMILEYSGRHLALMEWASMMKLFLFIVLGNAAFLPWGIADNISIVTVTLALFFLIIKFIIIGVVLVVFETSLAKMRLFRVTEFLGAAFLIAMLGMLSYFILE